In Pajaroellobacter abortibovis, the following are encoded in one genomic region:
- a CDS encoding glycogen synthase, with the protein MISSEVRLFAQTGGLGDAVLGLSKALAELGVEVALVTPRYRMTKIPMNGSWWPDPLSLSLYHRSNNQEVGVFEAPFLSSLSKGSLRIYLLDIPHLFDREGIYGDLHGNYEDNDVRFATLSQGALAVGERIWNPSLLKADQPIFIHAHDWHAAPALLYARLDDNHSKWQQTPLCFTIHNLAFQGIFEQHQYQNLNLPMAALKEGTVLYHEKINLMKGAILLANAVTTVSTTYAKEIMHPQQGCGLDPLLCEYRSKITGIVNGIDTASFNPEIDTSLVVPYNSSSASKAKQICKASFYQENSFEGEPEEIPLFVFIARIDWQKGIDLLLSMVPSLLAFPIRLFITGSGDPHLENLVLSRVKEFPGKVVSQIPFNETLARRALSAADFIILPSRYEPCGLTQLYAMRYGAIPLVTPTGGLYDTVDPIDIQREQGTGIIFSNCDTEAIQRGCMQAIDLFHSKKLMGTIRKRIMQRDSSWEKPAREYIALYKSLLKSHA; encoded by the coding sequence ATGATCTCTTCTGAAGTGAGATTGTTTGCTCAAACAGGGGGATTGGGCGATGCAGTCCTAGGACTTTCAAAGGCCCTTGCTGAATTGGGAGTTGAGGTCGCTCTTGTTACTCCTCGCTATCGGATGACGAAAATACCTATGAATGGTTCTTGGTGGCCAGACCCTTTATCGCTATCTCTCTACCATCGAAGCAATAATCAAGAGGTGGGTGTTTTTGAAGCACCTTTCCTCTCTTCTTTATCGAAAGGATCCTTACGGATTTATTTATTGGACATACCTCATCTTTTTGATCGAGAAGGGATCTATGGAGACCTGCACGGCAACTATGAAGATAATGACGTAAGATTTGCAACCCTATCCCAAGGTGCACTTGCAGTAGGTGAGCGTATATGGAATCCCTCTCTCTTAAAGGCGGATCAACCTATCTTCATTCATGCGCACGATTGGCATGCTGCTCCTGCTCTTCTCTATGCTCGTTTAGATGATAACCATTCTAAATGGCAGCAAACACCTCTCTGTTTCACCATTCACAATCTCGCCTTCCAAGGGATTTTTGAACAACATCAATATCAAAATTTAAATCTTCCGATGGCTGCCCTCAAAGAAGGAACTGTTCTCTATCACGAGAAAATTAACCTTATGAAAGGTGCTATTCTTTTGGCCAATGCGGTAACCACAGTAAGTACCACTTACGCCAAGGAAATCATGCACCCTCAGCAAGGTTGCGGTCTGGATCCTTTATTGTGTGAATACAGAAGTAAAATCACTGGCATTGTCAATGGGATTGATACTGCCTCTTTCAACCCAGAAATAGACACTTCTTTAGTCGTCCCTTACAATAGCTCGTCCGCATCCAAGGCTAAGCAGATCTGTAAAGCATCTTTTTATCAAGAGAATAGTTTTGAAGGGGAACCCGAAGAGATCCCTCTCTTTGTGTTTATTGCACGTATCGATTGGCAAAAGGGGATCGACCTCTTGCTTTCAATGGTTCCTTCTCTGCTAGCATTTCCTATAAGGCTTTTTATTACAGGGAGTGGGGATCCACATCTTGAGAATTTAGTGCTCTCCCGTGTCAAAGAGTTTCCTGGAAAGGTTGTTAGTCAGATCCCTTTTAATGAAACCCTGGCAAGGCGAGCACTCTCAGCAGCGGATTTTATTATTCTCCCTTCTCGCTACGAACCCTGTGGCCTCACTCAACTTTACGCCATGCGGTATGGAGCTATCCCCCTGGTTACTCCGACAGGAGGGCTTTACGACACAGTCGATCCCATCGACATACAAAGAGAGCAGGGAACAGGAATCATTTTTTCCAACTGTGATACAGAAGCCATCCAAAGAGGATGCATGCAGGCTATCGACCTCTTTCACTCTAAGAAATTGATGGGCACAATCAGAAAGCGGATCATGCAGCGGGATAGTTCTTGGGAGAAACCTGCTCGCGAATATATCGCACTGTACAAGAGTCTTCTAAAGTCTCATGCATAG
- a CDS encoding acyl-CoA thioesterase: protein MMDPLACLTRASSSSVTEMTEYVLPQHTNAFGTVFGGQMMAWIDLCGAICAQRHSGYECVTAFVDNLRFTAPVKVGEVVLLRAHVTAIFCTSMEVEVVVRGEDARSRRTWPCVNTYLTFVATDAAGKPVQVPLLELDTPESRASQEAGERRRKLRMEHQTHDISTE, encoded by the coding sequence ATGATGGATCCTCTTGCTTGTTTAACTCGTGCTTCTTCTAGTTCAGTGACTGAAATGACTGAGTATGTTCTTCCTCAGCATACCAATGCATTTGGAACAGTCTTTGGTGGTCAGATGATGGCTTGGATCGATCTCTGTGGAGCCATTTGTGCGCAACGTCATTCGGGTTATGAATGTGTCACTGCGTTTGTGGACAATCTCAGGTTTACAGCACCAGTCAAAGTGGGGGAAGTTGTTCTTTTACGTGCTCATGTAACTGCTATCTTCTGTACTTCTATGGAGGTTGAAGTTGTGGTGAGGGGCGAAGATGCTCGCTCGAGACGAACGTGGCCGTGTGTTAACACATACCTCACTTTTGTTGCGACTGATGCGGCAGGAAAACCTGTTCAGGTACCTCTCCTCGAACTGGACACTCCTGAAAGCCGCGCATCTCAGGAGGCGGGAGAACGGCGTAGGAAGTTACGCATGGAACATCAAACTCACGATATCTCAACGGAATAA
- a CDS encoding M61 family metallopeptidase translates to MMVDLKTHYRVLIEAPEAHLVTVQMHLQANHTLPSPLVLWMPVWTPGSYLIQEYARFVEGLTCKVEDASIETRKIRKNAWEVDTKGARNLLVEYRIYCHELTVRTNHVDSTHAFLNGAATFLTVMNALSVSSTVEIVAPEGWQVSTILPFHQKQKNQFEVTNFDTLVDSPLEIGTHGEESFQILGKLHRLAIWPAEQINAVPVNQLVEDISRIVDVEASLFGNTLPYEEYLFLFHLSPQRQGGLEHRCCSTILIDPIQFKTQEGYMEILSLVAHEVFHLWNVKRIRPQGLTPYRYEEENYTKLLWWFEGATSYYEWRVLRLAKLCTVQEYISHLGMQISQLLMNPGRLVQSVEEASWDAWIKFYRSTEDSINSSVNYYQKGEIICALLDLELRIRTKGRCSLDSLLLALWREYGEKNIAVPEDGLCAFFESKAQVPLKDLFQKWIRNPGDLDVENSFAQVGLMLVPVEKAQARDWILGMSLSFNNKKLYVKHVIRGSEAQRVGISAGDEIVALNGKRVEQEAIFEGALAPCQPGDQVELITSRDGCIHISSIQVGCNPSVELVARSDASKEEQRLFCDWLNESHPIWNE, encoded by the coding sequence ATGATGGTTGATCTGAAAACCCATTACCGTGTACTTATCGAGGCACCTGAAGCGCATCTTGTGACCGTACAGATGCATCTCCAAGCCAACCACACTCTCCCTTCCCCTTTGGTTCTATGGATGCCCGTGTGGACTCCTGGATCTTATTTAATTCAGGAATATGCCCGCTTTGTAGAAGGGCTTACGTGTAAGGTAGAAGACGCCTCAATCGAGACGCGTAAGATTCGAAAAAATGCGTGGGAAGTAGATACGAAAGGGGCTCGCAACCTGCTTGTGGAATACCGCATTTATTGCCATGAACTGACTGTGCGGACAAATCATGTGGACTCGACACATGCTTTTCTAAATGGAGCAGCTACATTTTTAACAGTCATGAATGCGCTTTCTGTTTCTTCTACTGTTGAAATTGTTGCTCCTGAGGGATGGCAAGTTTCTACAATCCTCCCCTTCCATCAAAAGCAGAAGAATCAATTTGAGGTTACTAATTTTGATACTTTGGTTGACTCTCCTTTGGAGATAGGAACTCATGGTGAAGAGAGCTTTCAGATCTTAGGGAAACTTCATCGGTTAGCTATCTGGCCGGCAGAACAGATCAATGCAGTTCCTGTAAATCAATTAGTTGAAGATATCTCTCGCATTGTGGATGTTGAGGCCAGTCTCTTTGGAAATACACTTCCCTACGAAGAATACCTCTTTTTATTCCATCTGTCTCCTCAACGGCAAGGAGGTCTTGAGCACCGTTGCTGCAGTACGATCCTCATTGACCCCATTCAGTTTAAAACCCAAGAGGGGTACATGGAGATTCTATCTCTTGTGGCTCATGAAGTGTTTCATCTCTGGAACGTGAAACGAATTCGTCCGCAAGGCCTTACTCCTTACCGCTACGAGGAAGAAAATTACACGAAGCTTTTATGGTGGTTTGAGGGAGCTACAAGCTATTATGAATGGCGTGTGCTTCGGTTGGCGAAACTATGTACCGTTCAAGAGTACATCAGTCATCTTGGAATGCAGATCAGTCAACTCCTGATGAATCCTGGAAGGCTTGTTCAATCGGTTGAGGAGGCTTCATGGGATGCGTGGATCAAATTTTATCGCTCTACAGAAGATAGTATCAATAGCAGTGTCAATTACTATCAGAAGGGGGAGATTATCTGTGCCTTACTCGATCTGGAGCTACGTATAAGAACCAAAGGGCGTTGTTCTCTTGACTCTTTGTTGCTTGCCTTATGGCGAGAATATGGGGAAAAGAATATTGCAGTCCCTGAAGATGGGCTTTGTGCGTTTTTTGAATCGAAAGCACAGGTACCTTTAAAAGACTTGTTTCAAAAGTGGATTCGGAACCCTGGGGATCTTGATGTAGAGAATTCATTCGCTCAAGTAGGGCTTATGCTCGTTCCGGTTGAAAAAGCCCAGGCACGTGATTGGATTCTCGGTATGAGCCTTTCTTTCAACAACAAAAAGCTTTATGTCAAGCATGTGATACGAGGGAGTGAAGCGCAGCGAGTGGGAATCAGTGCAGGTGATGAAATCGTTGCACTGAATGGGAAGCGAGTAGAACAGGAAGCAATCTTCGAGGGAGCTCTTGCCCCCTGTCAGCCTGGTGACCAAGTCGAACTCATCACTAGCCGCGATGGATGTATTCACATCTCTTCTATTCAGGTTGGCTGTAATCCGTCAGTCGAGCTTGTTGCTCGTTCGGATGCATCAAAAGAAGAACAAAGGCTTTTCTGTGATTGGCTTAATGAGTCTCATCCTATTTGGAATGAATGA
- a CDS encoding FtsB family cell division protein: MFSFHSFLSRVLPITMLIVTFVSVLLFVFAPSGLPRLHALQHELAHVKAQNDVLRRDIQRLQDEVNSLNHDPITIERVAREQLGLIRQDEVIFQLLESP; the protein is encoded by the coding sequence GTGTTTTCTTTTCACTCTTTTCTGTCGCGTGTCTTGCCAATCACAATGCTCATTGTAACATTTGTGTCAGTCCTTCTTTTTGTGTTTGCTCCTAGTGGTTTGCCGCGTTTGCATGCACTTCAGCATGAACTTGCTCATGTTAAGGCACAAAATGATGTTTTGAGGAGAGATATCCAAAGACTCCAGGATGAAGTTAACAGCCTCAATCACGATCCTATTACAATCGAGCGCGTTGCGCGTGAGCAGCTTGGACTCATCCGTCAAGATGAGGTCATTTTTCAGTTGCTTGAATCTCCCTAG
- the gatB gene encoding Asp-tRNA(Asn)/Glu-tRNA(Gln) amidotransferase subunit GatB, producing MTISNSDYETTIGLEVHAQLLTQSKAFCSCSTAFGAPCNTHACPVCLGLPGALPILNQEAVHFAIRAALALHCKVHLQSRFSRKNYFYPDLPKGYQISQHDKPISEHGWIDLEIPKSDEGSASSPSFYTKRARINRLHMEEDAGKNVHDRGIYSWVDLNRAGVPLIEIVSEPDMQSSVEAVEYLRSLRELLMFLGINDGNLEEGSFRCDVNISLRKRGDTKLGTRVELKNINSFRFVQKAIEYEVERQKEILESREAVIQETRGWDEKKGLTFSMRKKEETQDYRYFPDPDLPPLLIEESTIEEIRAHLPELPSTKRTRFVNDLGLTPYAAKVLTQHPQLASFFEEAICHYQEPVKIGNFIQTEVLRDVVTKGLEMKIPISATQVAELIQLVEQNTISGKQAKELYSLLQNQTKMPSELVKKLGMSQVSDEKALTEVMERLIEQNPKQAAAIRNGKHRIIGFFVGAVMKETNGRANPLIVQQVIKKLLYL from the coding sequence ATGACTATCTCAAATTCGGATTATGAGACTACCATTGGACTTGAAGTCCACGCTCAACTTTTGACTCAAAGCAAGGCTTTTTGTTCTTGTTCTACCGCATTTGGGGCTCCGTGTAACACCCATGCTTGCCCTGTATGCTTGGGTTTGCCTGGAGCTTTGCCCATTCTCAACCAAGAGGCTGTCCATTTTGCTATACGTGCAGCGCTTGCACTTCATTGTAAAGTTCATTTGCAAAGCCGATTTTCTCGTAAGAACTACTTCTATCCCGATCTTCCAAAAGGCTATCAAATCAGCCAACACGACAAGCCGATCAGTGAACACGGTTGGATCGATCTAGAAATTCCTAAATCAGATGAAGGAAGCGCTTCCTCTCCTTCTTTTTATACGAAAAGAGCGAGAATCAATCGACTCCATATGGAAGAAGATGCAGGTAAAAATGTACACGATCGGGGAATTTACTCATGGGTAGATCTGAATCGCGCAGGCGTTCCTCTGATTGAAATTGTGAGTGAACCCGATATGCAAAGTAGTGTAGAAGCTGTTGAATATCTTCGAAGCTTAAGAGAACTGTTGATGTTTTTAGGGATTAACGATGGGAATCTAGAGGAAGGTTCTTTTCGATGTGATGTGAACATCTCACTCAGAAAAAGAGGGGACACCAAACTGGGCACCCGCGTGGAGCTCAAAAATATCAACTCATTTCGGTTTGTTCAAAAAGCGATCGAATATGAGGTAGAAAGACAAAAGGAGATACTTGAAAGCAGAGAAGCCGTTATTCAAGAGACTCGGGGATGGGATGAGAAAAAAGGTCTCACTTTCTCTATGAGAAAGAAAGAAGAGACTCAAGATTATCGCTATTTCCCTGATCCCGATCTCCCTCCTCTCTTGATTGAAGAATCAACGATTGAAGAGATCCGGGCCCATCTCCCTGAGCTCCCTTCAACCAAACGTACACGTTTTGTCAACGACTTAGGCTTAACTCCTTATGCAGCCAAAGTCCTTACCCAGCATCCCCAACTGGCTTCCTTCTTTGAAGAGGCCATCTGTCACTATCAAGAGCCAGTCAAAATAGGCAATTTTATTCAAACTGAAGTTCTCCGCGATGTGGTGACGAAAGGTCTTGAGATGAAAATTCCGATCTCAGCTACCCAAGTAGCGGAATTAATTCAACTTGTAGAGCAGAATACAATCAGTGGCAAACAGGCCAAAGAGCTCTATTCGCTTCTCCAAAATCAAACCAAAATGCCTTCAGAGCTAGTTAAAAAGTTGGGGATGAGCCAGGTATCTGATGAAAAAGCCCTGACTGAGGTGATGGAACGTCTCATCGAACAGAATCCCAAACAAGCAGCAGCCATTCGCAACGGAAAACATAGGATCATAGGCTTTTTTGTGGGGGCTGTGATGAAGGAAACCAATGGTCGAGCCAA